In a single window of the Rhineura floridana isolate rRhiFlo1 chromosome 3, rRhiFlo1.hap2, whole genome shotgun sequence genome:
- the LOC133381780 gene encoding alpha-1-macroglobulin-like yields MNLQVEGTITEEGTGVALTSTASVAVTTTLSTITFERVDTYYKPGIPLFGEVKLVDGANVPMANETIEIRVFKLRTSYTTDDQGRAQFSVYIVKSTDESITIQAHYKSEAQCSDEHWISPDHESASRSVRRFYSPSQSYLHIESISGTLSCGHVQPVRVHYVLNRDVMKEEKVVFHYLNPGNCCLPLTELQFLAPLTHDTFQHSLEEAFK; encoded by the exons ATGAACCTCCAGGTGGAAGGCACAATCACGGAGGAAGGCACAG GGGTGGCATTGACCAGCACGGCTTCCGTCGCAGTTACCACGACTCTCAGCACAATTACCTTTGAAAGGGTGGACACTTACTACAAGCCCGGGATCCCCCTTTTTGGGGAG GTGAAGCTCGTGGATGGTGCCAACGTGCCAATGGCCAACGAAACAATTGAGATTCGTGTATTCAAACTCAGGACCAGCTACACAACGGACGACCAGGGGCGGGCCCAGTTTTCCGTATACATTGTAAAGTCCACGGATGAATCTATCACAATCCAG GCACATTATAAATCGGAAGCACAATGTTCTGACGAGCACTGGATCAGTCCCGATCATGAGAGTGCCTCTCGTTCAGTGCGACGGTTTTACTCACCGAGCCAAAGCTACCTCCACATCGAGTCCATCTCTGGGACGTTAAGCTGCGGTCATGTGCAGCCAGTCCGAGTGCACTATGTCTTGAATCGAGACGTCATGAAAGAGGAGAAGGTTGTCTTTCACTATTTG aatcctggcaactgttgtttacccctcacagagctacaattcctagcacccttaacacatGACACTTTCCagcattctttggaggaagcctttAAATGA